A window from Urocitellus parryii isolate mUroPar1 chromosome 1, mUroPar1.hap1, whole genome shotgun sequence encodes these proteins:
- the Enc1 gene encoding ectoderm-neural cortex protein 1 — MSVSVHENRKSRASSGSINIYLFHKSSYADSVLTHLNLLRQQRLFTDVLLHAGNRTFPCHRAVLAACSRYFEAMFSGGLKESQDSEVNFDNSIHPEVLELLLDYAYSSRVIINEENAESLLEAGDMLEFQDIRDACAEFLEKNLHPTNCLGMLLLSDAHQCTKLYELSWRMCLSNFQTIRKNEDFLQLPQDMVVQLLSSEELETEDERLVYESAINWISYDLKKRYCYLPELLQTVRLALLPAIYLMENVAMEELITKQRKSKEIVEEAIRCKLKILQNDGVVTSLCARPRKTGHALFLLGGQTFMCDKLYLVDQKAKQIIPKADIPSPRKEFSACAIGCKVYITGGRGSENGVSKDVWVYDTLHEEWSKAAPMLVARFGHGSAELKHCLYVVGGHTAATGCLPASPSVSLKQVEHYDPTTNKWTMVAPLREGVSNAAVVSAKLKLFAFGGTSVSHDKLPKVQCYDQCENRWTVPATCPQPWRYTAAAVLGNQIFIMGGDTEFSACSAYKFNSETYQWTKVGDVTAKRMSCHAVASGNKLYVVGGYFGIQRCKTLDCYDPTLDVWNSITTVPYSLIPTAFVSTWKHLPS; from the coding sequence ATGTCAGTCAGCGTTCATGAGAACCGCAAGTCCAGGGCCAGCAGCGGGTCCATTAACATCTATCTGTTTCATAAGTCTTCCTATGCTGACAGTGTCCTCACTCACCTGAACCTTTTACGTCAGCAGCGTCTCTTTACCGATGTCCTTCTCCATGCAGGAAACAGGACTTTTCCTTGTCACCGGGCAGTGCTGGCTGCATGTAGCCGCTACTTTGAGGCCATGTTCAGTGGTGGCCTGAAAGAGAGCCAGGATAGTGAGGTCAACTTTGACAATTCCATCCACCCTGAAGTCTTGGAGCTGCTTCTTGATTATGCATACTCCTCCCGGGTGATCATCAATGAAGAAAATGCAGAATCGCTCCTGGAAGCTGGCGATATGCTGGAGTTTCAAGATATCCGGGATGCATGTGCTGAATTCCTGGAAAAGAACCTGCATCCCACCAACTGCCTGGGCATGCTGCTGCTGTCCGATGCGCACCAGTGCACCAAGCTGTATGAACTATCCTGGAGAATGTGTCTCAGCAACTTCCAGACCATCAGGAAGAATGAAGATTTCCTTCAGCTGCCCCAGGACATGGTAGTACAGCTCTTGTCCAGCGAAGAGCTcgagactgaagatgaaaggctCGTATATGAGTCTGCAATTAACTGGATCAGTTACGACCTGAAAAAGCGCTATTGCTACCTCCCAGAGCTGTTGCAGACGGTGAGGCTGGCACTCTTGCCAGCCATCTACCTCATGGAGAACGTAGCCATGGAAGAACTCATCACCAAGCAGAGGAAGAGTAAGGAGATCGTGGAAGAGGCCATCAGGTGCAAACTGAAAATCCTGCAGAATGATGGCGTGGTGACCAGCCTCTGTGCCCGGCCTCGGAAAACTGGCCATGCCCTCTTCCTCCTGGGAGGACAGACTTTCATGTGTGACAAGCTATATCTGGTAGATCAGAAAGCCAAACAAATCATTCCCAAGGCCGACATTCCCAGCCCTAGAAAAGAGTTCAGTGCATGTGCGATTGGCTGCAAAGTGTACATTACTGGAGGGCGGGGGTCTGAAAATGGTGTCTCAAAAGATGTCTGGGTTTATGATACCCTGCATGAGGAATGGTCCAAAGCTGCCCCCATGCTGGTGGCCAGGTTTGGCCATGGCTCTGCTGAACTGAAGCACTGCCTGTATGTGGTTGGGGGGCACACGGCTGCAACTGgctgcctcccagcctccccctcAGTCTCTCTAAAGCAAGTCGAACACTATGACCCCACAACCAACAAATGGACCATGGTAGCACCACTTCGAGAAGGCGTTAGCAATGCCGCCGTAGTGAGTGCCAAGCTCAAATTGTTTGCTTTCGGAGGTACCAGTGTCAGTCATGACAAGCTCCCCAAGGTTCAGTGTTATGATCAGTGTGAAAATAGGTGGACGGTACCGGccacctgtccccagccctggcgTTACACAGCAGCAGCTGTGCTGGGGAACCAGATTTTTATTATGGGGGGAGATACAGAGTTCTCTGCCTGCTCTGCTTATAAATTCAATAGTGAAACTTACCAGTGGACCAAGGTGGGAGACGTGACGGCAAAGCGCATGAGCTGCCATGCTGTGGCCTCCGGAAACAAACTCTATGTAGTTGGAGGATACTTTGGCATTCAGCGATGCAAGACTTTGGACTGTTACGATCCAACTTTAGACGTGTGGAACAGTATAACCACAGTCCCATACTCACTGATTCCTACTGCGTTTGTCAGCACCTGGAAACATCTGCCTTCTTAA